The Nitrospirota bacterium DNA window TCAGGGAATGTTGCATCCCATGCCCTCGGATGAACTGCTATGCCCTGTGCCACATGCTCAACACACTGTATTGCCTTAAGGCTGGCACCTGCGGCATCCTCAGAGGCATCTGCCATTGTCATTGGCTGTCTTATACAGCCTGCGGCATATATGCCTGTCCTTCTCGTCTCATACTGAAAGCATATGAAATTGGAATCCGCAAACCCGTATGAGCCCTCAAGAGATGGAATCTCAGGGCCCTGCCTGTATGTGAGGTTTAATAAGAAATCCGGCTTAGGTGTTCCTTCAATAAATGCTTTCTTTGCCTCATCGCCTTTTTTACCCTCTTCTGCAAGCCTGTCAAGATACTGCTGAGGCTCTAAGGTTGCAGGCACAACCCCTACTGCAAGCACAACTAAGTCTGCCTCTACCTTTATCTTTTCACCAAGAAGAGTATTTTCAGCCTCTACAAAAAGACTGCCGCTACTTGCCTGTGTGATTCCTGTTACATCTGCCTTTGTCAGAAGAACTCCGGGGTCGTTCTGCATGTTCTTGTAGAAAAGCTCTGTTTGCCCGGGTGTCCTTATATCTTTATAGAATATATAAGACATTGACTCACTGTCTTTTTCTCTTACATATTTTGCCTGCTTAAGGGATGTTGCACAGCAAAACGAAGAACAATAAGGCAGATGATTCGGGTCACGAGAGCCTGCACATTGAATAAATGCAACCCTCTTTGCCTCTTTTCCATCCGATGGCCTTAGAATCTTGCCTTTCTTGGCAATCTCTTCCATCTGAATGCTCGTTATGACATTTGGCAGTCCATAGCCTAAGTGAGTTAATTTAGATGCATCATAAGGTTTCCATCCAGCTGCAAGAACTATTGCACCTGCCTTTATAGTCTCTGATGTGCCGTTTCTCCTTAAGGTCACATCGAAGAGCCCTGGCTGACCATCTGTTTTTTCTATGGCAGTGGATGTAAAGACCTTTATCTTTGCATTAGTCTGAACCTCTTTTATCTTTGAAAAAACAAGAGGCTCCTCGAGCTTATCGTATGGGTATTCCCTCGGAGTCTGTTTGTAGAGCTTTGCACCCCAGCCTCCAAGCTCAGCCTCCTTCTCTATAAGGAGCACATCATAGCCTGCATTTGCGGCCTCCAAAGCAGATGTAAGACCTGTAATTCCTCCGCCTATAACAAGGATTGTCTTACTGAGATTCTCTAATATATTTGGCTCTGGAAGCTCTCCTTTCTGTGCTTTAATAACAGCCATCCTTACATAATCATTTGCCATCATCTGTGTGTCATCCGTATTTTGAGGCTGGCTCCATGCCACAAGCTCCCTGATATTTGCCCTCGAAAGAACACAGCCCGGGAAATCAAACTCCTCGTACTTGACCCTCGGTGAGCATGCGGCTACTGTTATGGCATTAATGCCCTCGTTCTTTATATCTCCGTTTATAAGGGCTATGCCTTCTGGATTACACAGTATATCGTGTGTCTTTACCTTTTCAGGGGTAAGTTTTGCGGCCTTTGCCGAGTCTTTTACAAGCTTCTCTATATTGATGGATTCCCCTATGCCACAGCCTTTGCATATATATACACCGTATTTTTTCTCCATTGCCTACCTCCTCACCAGAGTCTGTATGGTCTTTAAAGCGGCTCCTGTTGC harbors:
- a CDS encoding FAD-dependent oxidoreductase, with the protein product MEKKYGVYICKGCGIGESINIEKLVKDSAKAAKLTPEKVKTHDILCNPEGIALINGDIKNEGINAITVAACSPRVKYEEFDFPGCVLSRANIRELVAWSQPQNTDDTQMMANDYVRMAVIKAQKGELPEPNILENLSKTILVIGGGITGLTSALEAANAGYDVLLIEKEAELGGWGAKLYKQTPREYPYDKLEEPLVFSKIKEVQTNAKIKVFTSTAIEKTDGQPGLFDVTLRRNGTSETIKAGAIVLAAGWKPYDASKLTHLGYGLPNVITSIQMEEIAKKGKILRPSDGKEAKRVAFIQCAGSRDPNHLPYCSSFCCATSLKQAKYVREKDSESMSYIFYKDIRTPGQTELFYKNMQNDPGVLLTKADVTGITQASSGSLFVEAENTLLGEKIKVEADLVVLAVGVVPATLEPQQYLDRLAEEGKKGDEAKKAFIEGTPKPDFLLNLTYRQGPEIPSLEGSYGFADSNFICFQYETRRTGIYAAGCIRQPMTMADASEDAAGASLKAIQCVEHVAQGIAVHPRAWDATFPDPFLQKCTACKRCTEECPFGAIDEDEKGIPFYKINRCRRCGTCMGACPERIVSFKDYHVDMIGSMLKSVEVPEEGLRVICLACENDAYPALDTAGIKRMQFHPGVRFIPVRCLGSTNLVWVADAFSRGVDGLLLLGCKFGENYQCHFIKGSELASYRFEKVQETLDRLQLEADRCQMLQVAISEYDKLPEMINEFAKKIEEIGPNPFKGF